A window of Panicum virgatum strain AP13 chromosome 8K, P.virgatum_v5, whole genome shotgun sequence contains these coding sequences:
- the LOC120645522 gene encoding formin-like protein 5: MAWQGEPSVAAVPAAVAPPVARAKNSSTRRLPIMEPQPPPLNAGHERGLSDEYEKLDACPVCDAKQYKIRQNDSGDVDGEPAKKKVSAKCSPPFPPDEIDPSDRPPVDAATAVLLHVALASLCRQTLCHHPRRAICAALHRSRPFAPPPPTLSLRAPPHVVVPSGAGLLHARNDLRRSCAALLRASGHSPASSAPSSSAPPPPRRPPIDVVVLRARLVVPPPAPPPRPPRRRAD, translated from the exons ATGGCATGGCAGGGTGAGCCTTCCGTGGCTGCAGTTCCGGCGGCAGTGGCGCCACCTGTGGCGCGTGCCAAGAACAGCAGCACGCGGCGGCTGCCCATCATGGAACCACAACCACCGCCGCTCAACGCCGGCCATGAGCGGGGGCTCAG TGATGAATATGAGAAATtggatgcttgtcctgtctgCGATGCAAAACAGTataagatcaggcaaaatgattCTGGTGatgtcgacggggagcccgcCAAGAAAAAAGTTtccgctaag TGTTCGCCGCCATTCCCCCCCGACGAGATCGATCCCTCGGACCGGCCGCCCGTCGACGCTGccaccgccgtcctcctccacgTCGCCCTAGCTTCTCTGTGCCGGCAAACTCTGTGCCACCATCCTCGCCGTGCCATCtgcgccgccctccaccgctcCAGGCCCTTCGCGCCACCCCCTCCCACGCTGTccctgcgcgcgccgccgcacgtCGTCGTCCCCTcaggcgccggcctcctccacgCGCGAAATGACCTCCGCAGGTcctgcgccgccctcctccgcgcCAGCGGACACTCCCCGGCGTCCTCTGCGCCATCCTCCTCCGCCCCGCCCCCTCCACGCCGCCCTCCCATTGACGTCGTCGTCCTCCGTGCGCGCCTCGTCGTccctcctccagcgccgccgcctcgccctccccgACGTCGCGCCGACTGA